Proteins encoded within one genomic window of Thalassophryne amazonica chromosome 23, fThaAma1.1, whole genome shotgun sequence:
- the si:ch211-212k18.15 gene encoding probable E3 ubiquitin-protein ligase ARI7, producing MSTEKRYDPKDTTLKFVNRPDDLDPIPPEEGDKCLRAEMSCGHAVTPESLTGWCRSLLDQGQYKFKCPALAKGTLQQCGAVWSYQEVRRLAVLTPKEMQYFEENMARLAALEYCEFQQCPSCKTYVEREDLTNLCVHCTVCTAEKKKDYQFCWQCLKQWKGKAPTSDRCANNGCTNHDLRLLKNCETTILPQVEGVGPVPSIRACPTCGQKVEHDKTGCKNIICPRCQVEFCFVCLKVTEICLKTSSYFIACKYGVAPRQTSIPAWHKK from the exons ATGTCCACGGAAAAAAGATACGACCCCAAAGACACCACGCTGAAGTTTGTCAACAGACCAGATGATCTGGATCCAATAC CACCAGAGGAGGGAGACAAATGTCTGAGAGCAGAGATGTCCTGCGGTCACGCCGTCACTCCAGAGTCTCTCACCGGTTGGTGCCGCAGTCTGTTGGATCAG GGCCAGTACAAATTTAAGTGCCCTGCTTTGGCTAAAGGCACACTCCAGCAGTGTGGCGCGGTGTGGTCTTACCAGGAGGTGCGCAGGTTGGCCGTTCTTACCCCCAAGGAGATGCAGTACTTTGAGGAGAACATGGCCCGACTGGCTGCTCTTGAATACTGTGAATTCCAACAG TGTCCCAGCTGCAAAACCTACGTGGAGAGAGAGGACCTGACCAACCTGTGCGTGCACTGCACAGTCTGCACAGCTGAGAAGAAGAAGGACTACCAGTTCTGCTGGCAGTGTCTGAAGCAGTGGAAAGGAAAAGCTCCAACCTCTGATCGCTGCGCCAACAACGGCTGCACCAACCATGACCTCAGACTTCTCAAGAACTGCGAGACCACCATCCTGCCTCAGGTGGAGGGAGTTGGGCCTGTGCCCTCCATCAGAGCTTGTCCCACCTGCGGCCAGAAGGTGGAGCACGACAAGACGGGCTGCAAGAACATCATCTGCCCCCGCTGCCAGGTCGAGTTCTGCTTTGTGTGTCTGAAGGTCACTGAGATCTGCCTGAAGACCAGTTCCTACTTCATCGCCTGCAAATATGGAGTGGCTCCCAGACAAACCTCCATCCCTGCGTGGCACaaaaaatga
- the zgc:194655 gene encoding uncharacterized protein zgc:194655, producing the protein MGKIYQVVVLGLKGEKMTIDLCNTEEQMKNMTVLQLKEKITQRLPGNAGEETLRLIFSDRMLEGDTTTLSSYGIQHMSLILVAVKVPGGLTP; encoded by the exons ATGGGGAAGATCTACCAGGTGGTGGTGCTGGGGTTAAAGGGCGAGAAGATGACCATTGACCTTTGTAACACTGAGGAACAGATGAAGAACATGACAGTTCTGCAGCTGAAGGAGAAAATAACACAAAGACTTCCAGGGAACGCag GAGAGGAGACACTGCGGTTAATCTTTTCAGATcggatgctggaaggagacaccaCCACGCTGTCCTCATACGGCATCCAGCACATGTCACTCATCCTGGTGGCGGTGAAGGTTCCTGGAGGTCTGACACCTTGA